The Candidatus Omnitrophota bacterium genome has a segment encoding these proteins:
- a CDS encoding TIGR03960 family B12-binding radical SAM protein, giving the protein MGLEELLLTVQKPARYIGGEWNSVRKEWKPDRVKFLLAFPDTYEVGMSHLGMKILYGILNERDDCLCERVFSPWSDLEDALRKNDIRLFSLESRRPIKDFDLIGFSVTYELSYTNILNILDLGGIPKRSSERTDDDPIVIAGGPSCYNPEPIAEFIDAFFIGEAEEAVGEIVEAYKSSRSTVHSPQSTVRGSRRAILRELAKIEGVYVPEFYGVEYNPDGTIKRFFPKEDTVPPRIRKRVVEDLENAFYPTKQIVPYISVVHDRITIEIMRGCKHACKFCQACAIYRPCRERSREKVLELARETYRNTGYDEISLLSLSSGDHSGIKDIIAGLNSLFKDKAVSVSVPSLRVEDILKDLPSLISEVKKAGLTFAPEAGSEALRKAMNKDIDIEKLFRAVSEAFRAGWRRVKLYFMIGLPSETDGDLLAIAGIIRKISDLKRAVDGRPAEVKASINAFVPKPHTFLQREPMDEMKTIGEKQKRLAAEARSKRTELDFHSLEMSYLEAALSRGSRKLSGVIYEAWAGGGRFDAWRDRFDLRRWLDSFKKNGVDPHFYVSRKMAPDEILPWDFIDIGFKKDRVPQ; this is encoded by the coding sequence ATGGGTCTGGAAGAGTTGCTGTTGACCGTTCAAAAACCCGCCAGGTATATCGGAGGAGAGTGGAACTCCGTCAGGAAGGAATGGAAGCCCGACAGGGTGAAATTCCTGCTCGCATTCCCGGACACGTATGAAGTGGGGATGAGCCACCTGGGGATGAAGATACTATACGGTATACTGAATGAAAGGGACGATTGTCTCTGCGAGCGTGTCTTCTCTCCGTGGTCCGATCTCGAAGATGCGCTAAGGAAGAACGATATCCGCCTCTTCAGCCTCGAATCGCGCAGGCCCATAAAAGATTTTGATCTGATCGGGTTCAGCGTCACCTATGAACTTAGCTATACCAATATCCTGAATATCCTGGACCTCGGCGGGATACCTAAACGCTCTTCCGAGAGGACCGATGACGACCCGATCGTGATCGCCGGAGGACCGTCCTGTTACAATCCCGAGCCGATCGCCGAATTCATAGACGCCTTCTTCATCGGGGAGGCGGAAGAGGCGGTCGGGGAGATCGTAGAGGCGTATAAGAGTTCGAGGTCCACAGTCCACAGTCCACAGTCCACAGTCCGCGGCTCGAGAAGGGCCATATTGCGTGAGCTGGCGAAGATCGAGGGAGTTTACGTTCCGGAGTTCTACGGCGTCGAGTACAACCCGGACGGCACGATAAAGAGGTTCTTCCCGAAAGAGGATACTGTCCCGCCCAGGATAAGAAAGAGGGTGGTCGAAGACCTGGAGAACGCGTTCTATCCCACTAAACAGATAGTGCCCTATATAAGCGTTGTGCATGACAGGATAACGATAGAGATCATGAGGGGATGCAAACACGCATGCAAGTTCTGCCAGGCGTGCGCTATCTACAGGCCGTGCCGAGAACGGTCCCGGGAGAAGGTGCTTGAACTGGCCCGGGAGACCTACAGGAATACGGGGTACGATGAGATATCGCTGCTTTCGCTTTCGAGCGGTGACCATTCCGGCATAAAGGATATCATAGCGGGCCTGAACTCTCTCTTCAAGGATAAGGCCGTATCCGTTTCCGTCCCGTCCCTCCGGGTCGAGGATATCCTTAAAGACCTGCCTTCACTGATATCCGAGGTGAAGAAGGCGGGGCTCACTTTCGCGCCGGAGGCGGGGAGTGAGGCGTTGAGGAAGGCGATGAACAAGGATATCGATATAGAAAAGTTATTCAGGGCGGTCTCGGAGGCGTTCAGGGCAGGATGGCGGCGCGTCAAGCTATATTTTATGATAGGGCTTCCCTCCGAAACTGACGGGGATCTCCTGGCCATAGCCGGTATAATCCGGAAGATATCGGACCTTAAGAGGGCCGTTGACGGGAGGCCGGCGGAAGTGAAGGCAAGCATCAATGCCTTTGTCCCCAAGCCGCACACCTTTTTACAGCGCGAACCCATGGACGAGATGAAGACCATCGGCGAGAAGCAGAAACGTCTCGCCGCCGAGGCGAGGTCAAAGAGGACAGAGCTCGATTTTCACTCGCTTGAAATGAGCTACCTGGAGGCGGCGCTATCGCGGGGCAGCAGGAAGCTCTCGGGCGTTATATATGAGGCCTGGGCCGGAGGCGGAAGATTCGATGCATGGCGCGACAGGTTCGATCTCAGGCGATGGCTCGATTCGTTCAAAAAGAACGGCGTCGACCCGCATTTCTATGTCTCCCGGAAGATGGCCCCGGATGAGATACTGCCGTGGGATTTCATTGATATCGGCTTCAAAAAAGACCGGGTCCCGCAGTAA
- a CDS encoding MazG nucleotide pyrophosphohydrolase domain-containing protein, producing the protein MKNDTKFIELKKVFKTLHGPKGCPWDRKQTHETLLPYLKEESDEFIAEVRRRDYTNMKEELGDILLQVMFHSEIASREGSFDIEDVIDTLIRKLKRRHPHVFGSTKVKSVRQVIINWNRIKSLEKRRKKRWMKKRI; encoded by the coding sequence ATGAAAAACGATACGAAGTTCATTGAGTTAAAGAAGGTCTTCAAGACGCTGCATGGGCCGAAGGGGTGCCCCTGGGACAGGAAGCAGACGCACGAGACGCTCCTGCCGTATCTTAAGGAAGAGTCGGATGAGTTCATCGCCGAGGTCAGGCGCAGGGATTATACTAACATGAAGGAGGAACTTGGTGATATACTGCTGCAGGTGATGTTCCATTCCGAGATCGCCTCCAGGGAAGGAAGCTTCGACATAGAGGACGTGATCGATACCCTTATACGGAAGCTGAAACGGCGCCATCCGCACGTATTCGGCTCGACAAAAGTGAAGTCGGTCCGGCAGGTCATTATCAACTGGAACAGGATAAAGTCGCTCGAGAAGAGGCGGAAGAAGAGATGGATGAAGAAGCGTATATAA
- the rodA gene encoding rod shape-determining protein RodA codes for MRMKEDYKGIDKGLIAVTLVIFLFGLLVLYSATQAKGMPLTKSYLFRQVTWAVIGMVFLAGVIAISYQKFIDMAYLVYGANVFLLMLVLVIGGERMGAQRWFTIGAFTFQPSEFIKLSLILALSAYVGSQRESMKTIRSLLTASLILGIPFILVLLQPDLGTALLLLPIFFIILLAGGADIRHLAVMIGCGTAALPFMWHFLHGYQKQRLMVFMDPDIDPLGAGYTIIQSKIAIGSGGLLGKGWLSGTQNQLNFLPERHTDFIFSVIGEEWGFLGAVILVALYFLIANRAFNIAALANDVYGKLVASGIAVMLSLQIIINIGMTIGIMPVVGIPLPLVSYGGSSMITTFIAIGLLLNVELRRSRF; via the coding sequence ATGAGGATGAAAGAAGATTATAAAGGAATAGATAAAGGGCTGATCGCGGTGACGCTCGTGATCTTCCTTTTCGGGCTCCTGGTGCTTTACAGCGCCACGCAGGCGAAGGGTATGCCGCTCACTAAAAGTTACCTCTTCCGCCAGGTCACCTGGGCGGTCATAGGGATGGTCTTCCTCGCCGGCGTCATAGCCATTTCGTACCAGAAGTTCATAGACATGGCGTATCTCGTCTACGGGGCCAATGTATTTTTGTTGATGCTGGTGCTTGTTATAGGCGGCGAGAGGATGGGGGCGCAGAGGTGGTTCACTATAGGCGCTTTCACGTTTCAGCCTTCAGAGTTCATAAAGCTCAGTCTGATCCTGGCCCTTTCGGCATATGTCGGCTCACAGCGGGAATCGATGAAGACGATAAGGAGCCTCTTGACGGCGTCACTGATCCTGGGGATACCGTTCATCCTGGTCCTGCTTCAGCCGGACCTCGGCACGGCGCTTTTATTACTGCCCATATTTTTCATCATCCTCCTTGCGGGCGGCGCGGATATCAGGCATCTGGCGGTGATGATCGGCTGCGGGACGGCGGCGCTCCCTTTCATGTGGCATTTTCTGCACGGTTACCAGAAACAGCGCCTGATGGTATTCATGGACCCCGATATAGATCCTCTCGGCGCCGGCTATACGATAATACAGTCGAAGATAGCCATAGGGTCAGGCGGTTTATTGGGGAAAGGATGGCTGAGCGGGACACAGAACCAGCTGAACTTCCTGCCCGAGAGGCATACGGATTTCATATTTTCTGTGATCGGGGAAGAGTGGGGGTTCCTGGGCGCGGTTATCCTGGTCGCCTTATATTTTCTCATAGCGAACAGGGCGTTCAATATCGCCGCGCTGGCTAACGACGTATACGGAAAACTCGTCGCCTCGGGCATCGCGGTCATGCTGTCGCTCCAGATCATCATCAATATAGGCATGACGATAGGCATCATGCCGGTGGTGGGTATACCTCTCCCGCTCGTGAGCTACGGGGGATCGAGCATGATCACTACGTTCATCGCGATCGGGCTCCTGCTGAACGTGGAACTGCGCCGCTCGAGATTCTAA
- the mrdA gene encoding penicillin-binding protein 2, which translates to MNEKTVRAAISVLFASLVIALFYTQLVRFNFYSRLSKNNVIRIIPIDGPRGTFFDRRGVPLVRDRLAFDVAVVYQELRDRTHFMQTLKDVLGIQDEKIRKALSKASAKPYAPVTVIEDIGKDKAMVLEEASTDISGLVIETRSRRHYIYNDSGSHIFGYLSEVTEEELEGLRDYGYRPKDLVGRSGLEKRYDRYLTGLDGGMQIQVDNKGRQRKVLGVKEPSAGKDIYLTVDIAIQETVDRLLGDRNGAVVVMDPRNGEVLALASHPAFDPNVFVRPDGSDERVRLLMDRKGRPLSDRAISALYAPGSVFKIVIASAALNSGKITPNTTFVCNGSYALGRSKFDCWKETGHGPQMVVEGLKNSCNVFFYSTGRLIGADIIEAYAKAFGFGRPTGIDLPDEVGGLVPGKLWKRLARNENWYEGETLNYSIGQGFLLVTPIQVMQMTAVIANGGKIVRPYLVKQIDSSVVADVRSKNIGLRSDTIRKVREGMREVVSSADGTGRRSGVEGVVVAGKTGTAQNPQGRTHAWFTGFAPYDDPRVCLVVFLEHGGKGGLEPAEIAGGIFEVAKERGYI; encoded by the coding sequence ATGAACGAGAAAACCGTGCGCGCGGCCATATCCGTACTTTTTGCCTCTCTTGTCATAGCGCTCTTCTACACGCAGCTTGTGAGGTTCAATTTTTATTCGCGCCTCTCGAAGAATAATGTCATCCGGATAATCCCGATAGACGGTCCCCGCGGGACTTTCTTCGACAGGAGGGGCGTGCCGCTTGTGCGGGACCGTCTTGCCTTCGATGTGGCGGTGGTATATCAGGAGCTGCGGGACAGGACGCACTTCATGCAGACCCTGAAAGATGTCCTGGGGATCCAGGATGAAAAGATACGGAAGGCGTTATCGAAAGCGAGCGCGAAACCCTATGCGCCGGTGACCGTGATAGAAGATATAGGCAAAGATAAAGCGATGGTACTGGAAGAGGCGAGCACCGATATCAGCGGCCTCGTCATAGAGACGCGGTCCAGGCGCCATTACATATATAACGATTCGGGGAGCCACATATTCGGGTATCTGAGCGAGGTCACCGAGGAAGAGCTCGAGGGGCTCCGCGATTACGGGTACCGCCCGAAGGACCTGGTAGGACGTTCCGGGCTGGAGAAGCGTTATGACAGGTATCTGACCGGCCTTGACGGCGGCATGCAGATACAGGTCGATAACAAAGGGCGTCAGAGGAAGGTCCTCGGCGTTAAAGAGCCGTCCGCCGGCAAAGATATTTACCTGACCGTCGATATCGCTATCCAGGAGACCGTAGACAGGCTTCTGGGCGACAGGAACGGGGCCGTAGTGGTGATGGACCCGAGGAACGGAGAGGTGCTCGCGCTGGCGAGCCACCCGGCGTTCGACCCCAACGTCTTCGTAAGGCCGGACGGGTCCGATGAACGGGTTAGGCTCCTTATGGACAGGAAGGGCAGGCCGCTTTCTGACAGGGCGATATCGGCGCTCTATGCCCCCGGGTCCGTATTTAAGATCGTCATAGCCTCCGCCGCGCTGAACTCAGGGAAGATCACCCCCAACACGACCTTTGTATGCAATGGGAGCTACGCCCTCGGAAGATCCAAGTTCGACTGCTGGAAAGAGACGGGCCACGGCCCGCAGATGGTCGTCGAAGGCCTAAAAAATTCCTGCAACGTATTCTTCTATTCCACCGGCCGGCTCATAGGTGCCGATATCATCGAGGCCTACGCCAAGGCGTTCGGTTTCGGAAGGCCGACCGGCATAGATCTGCCGGATGAGGTCGGAGGGCTGGTACCGGGGAAACTCTGGAAACGCCTTGCAAGGAACGAGAATTGGTATGAGGGTGAAACGCTCAATTATTCCATCGGGCAGGGGTTCCTTCTTGTGACCCCGATCCAGGTGATGCAGATGACCGCCGTGATAGCTAACGGCGGGAAGATCGTCAGGCCGTATCTTGTGAAACAGATCGATTCAAGCGTCGTGGCCGATGTTCGTTCAAAAAATATAGGATTGCGCAGTGATACTATCCGTAAGGTCAGAGAAGGGATGCGCGAAGTCGTCAGTAGCGCGGACGGGACAGGCCGCCGCTCCGGTGTAGAAGGAGTCGTCGTGGCGGGTAAGACAGGGACGGCACAGAACCCCCAGGGCAGGACGCATGCGTGGTTCACCGGCTTTGCCCCCTATGATGACCCCAGGGTCTGTCTCGTAGTATTTTTGGAGCACGGAGGCAAAGGAGGGCTGGAACCGGCGGAGATAGCCGGAGGGATATTCGAGGTAGCGAAGGAGAGAGGGTATATTTGA
- the mreD gene encoding rod shape-determining protein MreD, with protein sequence MHTVNRRGLYMLMLAAVLLHLTVLHRVRIFGASPDLVSALVIFFALFCGPKKGLEAGLAGGLLKDLFSADIFGVNMLVLGITGLTVGALNAKFFKESRTTQFYIVLIFVFLSMAFHFKISVLAAELHGIAFSDYLMHSIVPSGLYTALVSIPIFSKLIAVYGLREPDDLL encoded by the coding sequence GTGCATACGGTAAACAGGCGAGGGCTCTATATGCTCATGCTGGCCGCCGTCCTGCTGCACCTTACCGTGCTGCATCGCGTGCGGATATTCGGCGCCTCCCCCGATCTCGTATCCGCGCTGGTGATATTCTTTGCGCTCTTCTGCGGCCCGAAGAAAGGATTGGAGGCGGGCCTGGCAGGCGGATTGCTGAAAGACCTCTTCTCCGCCGACATCTTCGGTGTCAATATGCTGGTCCTGGGTATCACGGGCCTCACCGTGGGCGCGCTTAATGCGAAATTTTTTAAAGAGTCCAGGACTACGCAATTTTACATCGTGCTGATATTCGTCTTCCTGTCGATGGCCTTTCATTTCAAGATCTCTGTGCTGGCCGCGGAGTTGCACGGTATCGCATTCTCCGATTATCTCATGCACTCCATAGTGCCCTCCGGTCTCTATACCGCCCTGGTATCGATCCCGATATTTTCAAAGCTCATAGCCGTATACGGGCTCAGGGAGCCGGACGATCTCTTATGA
- the mreC gene encoding rod shape-determining protein MreC, with protein MHKHKILKTLLLFSLFLIIFLVIRNDPGRFRIASVDSASPVLKTVHGIPGAIKRMIPFASFREENRLLRARIDYLSRRIEEMKSFAAENARLREILEFKKELPYATIAAQVIGRDPSNWSNSIIIDKGLNNGIRQNRAVLSVRGLVGRVVELGRRSSKILLISDPNSKVGVLIQRNRQGGILVGRPDGYCKMIYIALDADVKEGDVVFTAGLGSIFPRDVLVGYVESVDKEPGRLYKYAIVKPAQDLAKVEEVLCIR; from the coding sequence GTGCACAAGCATAAGATATTAAAGACCCTTCTCCTCTTTTCCCTCTTCCTCATCATATTCCTTGTCATAAGAAACGATCCGGGCCGGTTCAGGATAGCGTCGGTCGACTCTGCCTCGCCGGTCCTGAAGACGGTCCATGGCATCCCCGGTGCCATAAAGAGAATGATCCCGTTCGCCTCGTTCAGGGAGGAGAACCGTCTCCTGAGGGCCAGGATCGATTACCTGTCGAGAAGGATAGAGGAGATGAAGTCGTTCGCGGCTGAGAATGCGCGGCTCAGGGAGATACTGGAATTCAAAAAGGAGCTGCCTTACGCGACCATAGCGGCACAGGTCATCGGCAGGGACCCGTCAAACTGGTCCAATTCCATAATAATAGACAAAGGCCTGAATAACGGCATAAGGCAGAACAGGGCCGTCCTCTCGGTGCGCGGGCTCGTCGGCAGGGTGGTGGAGCTTGGGAGGCGTTCGAGCAAGATCCTCCTGATCAGCGACCCTAACTCGAAAGTGGGCGTCCTTATACAGCGGAACCGCCAGGGCGGTATCCTTGTGGGCAGGCCCGACGGATACTGCAAGATGATATACATAGCGCTCGATGCGGATGTGAAAGAGGGGGACGTAGTATTCACCGCCGGGTTGGGCAGCATATTTCCCAGGGACGTCCTTGTAGGTTATGTAGAGAGCGTGGACAAGGAACCGGGGCGGCTCTACAAATACGCGATCGTGAAGCCTGCGCAGGACCTAGCGAAAGTGGAGGAGGTGCTGTGCATACGGTAA
- a CDS encoding rod shape-determining protein, translating into MNLKNILSISTKVYNEVLGLFSNDMGIDLGTATTLVYLKNQGIVLCEPSVVAIQAGTSNVLAVGEEAKRMLGRTPGNIVAIRPMRHGVITDFEISEAMLRYFIKKVNQSRRLVRPRIVIAIPSGITEVEKRAVKDSALHAGAREVFMIEEPMAAAIGVGLPIQDPSGNMIIDIGGGTTEMAVISLAGIVFSKSVRVGGDELDEAIINSLKKNYNLMIGERTAEDIKIKIGSAYPLEQELTMEVKGRDLVAGLPKTVTITSEEIREAMAEPIAQIVEAVRITLERTPPELSADLIEKGIVLAGGGSLLKGIDKLISEETGLPVHVAEDPMTAVALGTGKVLSEIKYLKKVTIIPRLER; encoded by the coding sequence ATGAATTTGAAGAATATCCTGAGTATTTCTACCAAAGTTTATAACGAAGTGCTTGGTCTTTTTTCAAATGATATGGGTATCGACCTCGGCACGGCGACGACGCTCGTCTATCTGAAAAACCAGGGGATCGTGCTCTGTGAGCCGTCGGTCGTGGCCATACAGGCGGGGACTTCAAACGTGCTTGCCGTAGGGGAAGAGGCGAAGAGGATGCTCGGCAGGACCCCCGGCAACATCGTCGCGATAAGGCCCATGAGGCACGGCGTCATCACCGATTTTGAGATATCGGAGGCGATGCTCAGGTATTTCATAAAGAAGGTGAACCAGTCCCGGCGCCTCGTCCGCCCGCGCATAGTGATCGCAATACCTTCAGGGATCACCGAAGTCGAGAAGCGCGCGGTAAAGGACTCGGCCCTCCATGCCGGCGCGCGCGAAGTATTCATGATAGAAGAGCCGATGGCGGCTGCCATAGGCGTAGGCCTTCCCATACAGGACCCCTCCGGTAACATGATAATCGATATAGGCGGCGGCACCACCGAAATGGCCGTCATATCGCTGGCGGGCATCGTCTTCTCGAAGTCGGTGCGGGTAGGCGGCGATGAGCTGGACGAAGCCATAATAAACAGCCTCAAGAAAAATTACAACCTCATGATAGGCGAACGCACGGCCGAAGATATAAAGATAAAGATAGGTTCGGCCTATCCGCTCGAGCAGGAGCTTACCATGGAAGTGAAGGGGCGCGACCTGGTTGCGGGGCTTCCCAAGACCGTTACCATAACCAGCGAAGAGATACGCGAGGCCATGGCGGAACCTATAGCTCAGATAGTGGAAGCGGTCAGGATAACCCTTGAGCGCACCCCTCCGGAACTATCCGCCGATCTCATCGAAAAGGGGATAGTGCTGGCCGGCGGCGGCTCTCTCCTGAAGGGCATAGATAAGCTGATATCCGAAGAGACGGGCCTGCCCGTGCATGTGGCCGAAGACCCGATGACCGCCGTTGCTCTCGGCACCGGCAAGGTCCTGAGCGAGATAAAGTATCTCAAGAAAGTCACTATAATACCCAGACTTGAACGGTAA
- the aroA gene encoding 3-phosphoshikimate 1-carboxyvinyltransferase, whose amino-acid sequence MSTIINPIRRLSGEITLPGDKSISHRALICGAIAKGKTEAKGVLECDDCRYTADAFRDMGIRVSDTNGITAIYGSGLNGLKRPSGNIYVGESGTSMRLLAGILAGQDFEATLTGAESLSGRPMARVTEPLSLMGVDIRAQKGGYPPLVVRGGTVRPIDYRMPVASAQVKSAVLLAALYADGLTTVRESFRSRDHTERMLKHFGAGIKVTGKTVLLKGRRELKPRSFEIPRDISSASFFIAGAVLLGGSKVRIKGVGINPTRAGILDILSRMGASVKIVNRKNSFEPCADIIVRSGRTRGITIERESIPSVIDELPVIFVLAALSKGRTTIKGSGELKVKETDRIHSMIENLTAMGARIRPDGEDVVIEGIDSLRGAALKSFGDHRTCMAMAIAALTARGESAIDDIACVSKSFPGFFRALQSLI is encoded by the coding sequence GTGAGTACCATTATAAATCCTATACGGAGATTGTCGGGGGAGATAACGCTCCCCGGCGATAAATCCATTTCCCACAGGGCCCTGATCTGTGGCGCCATCGCGAAGGGGAAGACGGAAGCGAAAGGCGTCCTTGAGTGCGATGATTGCAGGTACACCGCAGATGCCTTCCGGGATATGGGTATCAGGGTATCGGATACGAACGGCATCACCGCCATATACGGCAGCGGGTTGAACGGATTAAAGAGACCGTCCGGCAATATCTATGTAGGAGAGTCCGGGACTTCTATGCGTCTTCTGGCCGGCATACTGGCAGGCCAGGATTTTGAGGCGACCCTGACGGGCGCGGAGTCCCTTTCCGGCAGGCCCATGGCGAGGGTGACGGAACCTCTCTCCCTGATGGGTGTAGATATCCGCGCTCAGAAAGGCGGATATCCTCCTCTGGTGGTCAGGGGCGGTACGGTCAGGCCCATCGACTACAGGATGCCCGTTGCGAGCGCACAGGTGAAGTCGGCAGTGCTCCTGGCCGCCCTTTACGCGGACGGGCTGACCACGGTGCGCGAGAGCTTCAGGTCGCGGGACCATACCGAACGGATGCTTAAACACTTCGGCGCGGGGATAAAGGTCACCGGGAAGACGGTCCTGCTGAAAGGCCGGAGGGAGCTGAAGCCGAGATCGTTCGAGATCCCGCGGGACATATCCAGCGCCAGTTTTTTTATTGCGGGGGCGGTGCTCCTGGGCGGGTCGAAGGTCCGGATAAAAGGCGTAGGTATAAATCCGACCAGGGCGGGGATACTGGATATACTGTCGAGGATGGGCGCCTCCGTGAAGATAGTCAACAGGAAGAACTCATTTGAGCCCTGTGCGGATATCATAGTCCGTTCAGGCAGGACCCGGGGCATAACGATAGAGAGGGAGTCGATACCATCCGTGATAGACGAGCTCCCTGTGATATTTGTGCTGGCCGCGCTTTCAAAAGGCCGGACCACGATAAAGGGTTCCGGTGAGCTGAAGGTCAAGGAGACGGACAGGATACACTCGATGATAGAGAACCTGACCGCCATGGGCGCGCGCATCCGCCCGGACGGGGAGGATGTAGTAATAGAGGGCATCGATTCCCTGCGGGGGGCGGCGCTCAAAAGTTTTGGGGACCACAGGACCTGTATGGCTATGGCGATAGCGGCGCTCACCGCCAGGGGGGAGAGCGCCATCGACGATATCGCGTGCGTCTCCAAATCATTCCCCGGATTTTTTCGGGCGCTTCAATCCCTTATATAG
- a CDS encoding RluA family pseudouridine synthase translates to MEKKTIKISVTEGNRGRRLDKFLAESLPDRFSRASIQKLIVSGDVTVNGAPGKNNYRMRSGDMIEVRVPTASPPSLEGEDIPLDIVYEDKYLLVVNKPAGMVVHPAPGNWTGTLANALVAHCKGLPASGDALRPGIVHRLDKGTSGLLVVAKNEAVHRSLAKQFKNKTTRRVYVALVKGVVELDNGVIDLPVGRSAHDRKKMAVRFEETSKDARTSYRVLRRFKYFTLLELILGTGRTHQIRVHMAYIDHPVLGDAQYGTRGDLSRPALHAKMLGFVHPVTKKYMEFSSDLPDDIAGVIEKETKKKV, encoded by the coding sequence ATGGAAAAGAAGACCATAAAGATAAGCGTCACCGAGGGGAATCGCGGGAGGCGGCTTGACAAATTTTTAGCGGAGAGCCTCCCTGACAGGTTTTCCAGGGCATCGATACAGAAACTGATCGTCTCCGGCGATGTCACGGTGAACGGCGCCCCGGGAAAGAATAATTACAGGATGAGGTCGGGAGACATGATAGAGGTCCGTGTGCCTACCGCCTCACCGCCTTCACTGGAAGGCGAGGATATCCCGCTCGATATCGTATATGAAGACAAGTATCTGCTCGTGGTCAATAAACCTGCCGGCATGGTCGTGCATCCGGCGCCAGGGAATTGGACCGGGACGCTTGCGAACGCCCTGGTGGCCCATTGCAAAGGGCTGCCTGCCTCGGGGGACGCTCTCAGGCCGGGCATAGTACACCGGCTCGACAAGGGGACGTCCGGCCTTCTGGTCGTGGCAAAGAACGAAGCGGTCCACAGGTCTCTCGCCAAACAGTTCAAAAATAAGACGACGCGCAGGGTCTACGTAGCGTTAGTGAAAGGCGTCGTCGAGCTGGATAACGGCGTGATAGATCTGCCCGTCGGCCGCAGCGCCCATGACAGGAAGAAGATGGCGGTAAGGTTCGAAGAGACGAGTAAAGATGCCAGGACATCCTATCGCGTCCTCAGGCGGTTTAAATATTTTACGCTTCTGGAACTTATTCTGGGCACAGGCAGGACCCACCAGATACGCGTCCACATGGCATATATAGACCACCCGGTGCTCGGGGATGCCCAGTATGGTACGAGAGGGGACCTGTCGCGGCCGGCGCTGCACGCAAAGATGCTCGGATTCGTCCACCCGGTAACGAAGAAATACATGGAATTTTCAAGCGACCTGCCGGACGATATAGCCGGAGTTATAGAGAAAGAAACTAAGAAGAAGGTGTGA
- the lgt gene encoding prolipoprotein diacylglyceryl transferase, whose amino-acid sequence MHPVLLTLGAFSIYSYGTMLAIGFAVSLFLIRRNSSGFGLDSNRMTDTAVIVLIAGISGARLLYVAMNSPYYLRHPLDVLKLPEGGLVWYGGFFFGLAAMWFYLRWQKLSFWNTADLFAPYVALAQSFGRIGCFLNGCCFGKEAQPGSLLGVIFPGSSELRLPAQVYSALALLAIFVILRIWQGRRKFYGEIFLGYCVLYSSKRFLAEFLRGDNAPVAYGLTFSQVVSAALFLCAVSVLIYRIMLWKRRP is encoded by the coding sequence ATGCATCCCGTCCTTCTCACTTTAGGCGCCTTCTCTATATATTCCTACGGTACCATGCTGGCGATAGGCTTCGCGGTGTCGCTCTTTCTGATCCGGCGTAACTCGTCCGGGTTCGGACTGGACAGTAACCGTATGACGGATACTGCCGTCATCGTGCTCATAGCCGGCATATCAGGCGCCCGGCTCCTGTACGTCGCCATGAACTCGCCCTATTACCTCCGCCATCCGCTTGATGTCCTGAAACTGCCGGAGGGCGGGCTCGTGTGGTACGGCGGGTTTTTTTTCGGCCTGGCGGCCATGTGGTTTTATCTTAGATGGCAGAAATTGAGTTTCTGGAATACCGCCGATCTCTTTGCTCCTTATGTGGCCCTCGCTCAAAGTTTCGGACGCATAGGGTGCTTCCTTAACGGATGCTGTTTCGGGAAAGAAGCGCAGCCCGGCTCTCTTTTAGGCGTCATCTTCCCCGGATCTTCCGAGTTACGCCTCCCGGCCCAGGTATACTCCGCGCTGGCGCTGTTGGCCATATTCGTTATACTGCGTATCTGGCAGGGGAGAAGGAAATTCTACGGGGAGATATTCCTCGGCTACTGCGTCCTCTATTCGTCCAAGAGGTTCCTGGCGGAGTTCTTAAGGGGCGACAACGCGCCGGTCGCGTATGGCCTCACTTTCTCTCAAGTCGTTAGCGCCGCCCTGTTTTTGTGCGCCGTGTCCGTTCTCATCTACAGGATCATGCTATGGAAAAGAAGACCATAA